Genomic DNA from Nevskia ramosa DSM 11499:
GATCAGGTCGGCGTCCTTGAACATCTCGCCCGGGCGCAAACCGCGGTCATCCATCGCCACGTCGACGCCGGCCGCCAGCAACTCGGCGTAGAGCGTTTCGGCAGCGCCTTTCACGGCGGCGGCGGTATCGGCCTTGTCGAGCCCGATCGGGCAGACGATGACCCGGAACGGCGCGATCGCATCCGGCCAGAGGATGCCGTTGGCGTCGTTGCGCTGTTCGATCACGGCAGCTGCCATGCGCGACACGCCGATGCCGTAGCAGCCCATTTCCGGCGTCACCGGCTGCTGATTGACGTCGAGCACGGTGACGTTCATCGCCTTCGTGTACTTCTTGCCGAGTTGGAAGATGTGGCCGCCTTCGATGCCGCGATAGAGCTTGATCGTGCCGCGGCCGTCCGGCGACGGATCGCCTTCGACGATCATCCGCAGGTCGGCCGCTTCCGGCTCGGCGGCGTCACGGCCCCAGTTGGCGCCAGTGACGTGGAAGCCGGCTTCGTTGGCGCCGCAAACGAAATCGCTGAGCGCGGCGGCCGCGTAATCGGCGATCACGGTGATCTTGTTTTCGATCGGCCCCAGGAAGCCCGGCACGCAGCCGAACGCCGCCTGGATTTCGGCATCGCTGGCCAGGCTCAGCGGCGCGGCGATCTTCGGATGCTTCTCGGCCTTGATCGTGTTGAGTTCGTGATCGCCGCGGATCGCCAGCGCGATCAAACCGCCTTCCGCGCCCTTGACCACGATCAGCTTCAGCGCGCGAGCCAGCGGCAGCTTGAGCAGCTTGGCAACGTCTTCGCAGGTCTTCTGATACGGCGTAGCGACCTTGGTCAGCGTCTCGCTGGCAGCGCCGTGCGCCGGCTGCGGCAAGGTTTCCGCCGCTTCGACATTGGCCGCGTAATCGCCTTCATCGCTGACCGCCAGCAGGTCTTCGCCGGCCTGCGCAAGGATGTGAAACTCCTCGGTGCGAGAGCCGCCGATGGCGCCGCCATCCGCCTTGACGATGCGGAACTCGACACCTACTCGCGTGAAGATCTTCGAGTAGGCGGCGCGCATGTTCTCGTATTCGGCAGCCAGCGACGCGGCATCCATGTGGAAGCTGTAAGCGTCCTTCATGATGAATTCGCGCGCACGCATCACGCCGAAGCGCGGCCGGCGCTCATCGCGGAACTTGGTCTGGATCTGGTAGTAGTTGACCGGCAGCTGGCGGTAGCTGCGCAGATCCTGGCGGACGTGGAAGGTGATCACTTCCTCGTGCGTCGGCCCGTAGCAGAACTCGTTTTTATGCCGGTCCTTGAGGCGCAGCATCTCGTCGCCCATCACCTGCCAGCGACCGGATTCCTGCCACAGCTCGGCCGGGTGGATGCTCGGCATCAGCACCTCGGCGGCACCGGCGCGGTTCATTTCCTCGCGGACGATGTTCTCGATCTTGTGCAGCACCCGCAGGCCGATCGGCATCCACGAATACAGGCCCGAACCGAGCTGGCGAATGAAGCCGCCACGGAGCATCAGCTGATGACTGACGATCGCGGCATCAGCCGGGGTTTCCTTCGACGTGGACAGCGGAAAGCGGGACAGGCGCATGGCAGGCAATCAGCGGGAAAAGACCGGCGCGGATTGTAGCGTTCACGCGAAAGCGCCGCCCCGCGCAGTTCGCTGGGGCGGCGCCGAATTCAGCCTTATTTGCCCGTGAAACGCGCCGGACGCCGCTCGACGAAGGACTGCACGCCTTCCTTCACGTCTTCGCTGCCCATGATCGGCGCGAGGTCCTTGACCAGACGATCGATCGCCTTCTGGTCGCCCTGCTCGATCGCGATACGCGACGACTTGAGCGATGCGTAAACGCCCAGCGGCGCCTGCGCGGCGACTCTTTCGGCGATCTCCAGCCCGCGCTGGAACTGCGCGCCGGCCGCCGTGACTTCCTGAACCAGGCCGATGCGCAGTGCTTCGGCGGCGTTGAACTCGTCGCCGGTCAGCAGATAACGCTGCGCATTGCCCCAGCCGAATTCCTGAACCATGCGCACCGTCGCCCCGCCAACCGCATAGATACCGCGCTTCACTTCGATCTGGCCGAAGCGGCAGTCG
This window encodes:
- a CDS encoding proline--tRNA ligase; translation: MRLSRFPLSTSKETPADAAIVSHQLMLRGGFIRQLGSGLYSWMPIGLRVLHKIENIVREEMNRAGAAEVLMPSIHPAELWQESGRWQVMGDEMLRLKDRHKNEFCYGPTHEEVITFHVRQDLRSYRQLPVNYYQIQTKFRDERRPRFGVMRAREFIMKDAYSFHMDAASLAAEYENMRAAYSKIFTRVGVEFRIVKADGGAIGGSRTEEFHILAQAGEDLLAVSDEGDYAANVEAAETLPQPAHGAASETLTKVATPYQKTCEDVAKLLKLPLARALKLIVVKGAEGGLIALAIRGDHELNTIKAEKHPKIAAPLSLASDAEIQAAFGCVPGFLGPIENKITVIADYAAAALSDFVCGANEAGFHVTGANWGRDAAEPEAADLRMIVEGDPSPDGRGTIKLYRGIEGGHIFQLGKKYTKAMNVTVLDVNQQPVTPEMGCYGIGVSRMAAAVIEQRNDANGILWPDAIAPFRVIVCPIGLDKADTAAAVKGAAETLYAELLAAGVDVAMDDRGLRPGEMFKDADLIGIPHRIVIGAKGLATQQFEYKRRDAAAAELIAATTAAVLEKLA
- a CDS encoding crotonase/enoyl-CoA hydratase family protein produces the protein MTDTAAAAPKILTERRGHVLLIAFNRPEKYNAFDLDMHHQLAAAYGLLDTDPELRCALVYANGKHFTAGLDLPKWTPAFSSGQWPDLAEHERDPFGLIPEKRVSKPVVFAMHGICYTVAIELALAADIRVAGDDCRFGQIEVKRGIYAVGGATVRMVQEFGWGNAQRYLLTGDEFNAAEALRIGLVQEVTAAGAQFQRGLEIAERVAAQAPLGVYASLKSSRIAIEQGDQKAIDRLVKDLAPIMGSEDVKEGVQSFVERRPARFTGK